A region from the uncultured Bacteroides sp. genome encodes:
- a CDS encoding glycoside hydrolase family 97 protein, translating into MNKKAFFSFFFLLSAFCCMQAQKNFRLKSPDGKIVAEISVGKTITYSVSHEEDLILAPSPLSMLLTNGDVYGVNSKLTGTKTVSVDQMIHAVIYKKKEIRNHYDELTLKFRNSFSLIFRAYDDGIAYRFVSASRNPFEVKSEQAVYNFPSDRKAYVPYVNSDTQTLEEQFNNSFENTYRHINLSQWDGKRLAFLPLVVECDHGKKVAITEADLMDYPGMYLHNNDGSASLKGVFATCPAKIEQGGHNMLQGIVKLREEYIARFDKGGAFPWRILVISQNDYELANNDMVYRLASAPDKNQDYSWVKPGKVAWDWWNDWNLSHVPFKTGVNNDTYKYYIDFASSHGIEYVILDEGWAVNLKADLFQVVPEINLKELAAYAAKRNVGLILWAGYWAFNRDMESICKHYSEMGIKGFKVDFMNRDDQPMVDFHHRAAEMTAKYKMMIDFHGTYKPTGLNRTYPNVINFEGVHGLEQMKWSAPEVDQVTYDVTFPYIRMLAGPVDYTQGAMRNACKSNYRPINSDPMSQGTRCRQLAEYVVFDSPLNMMCDNPSNYMREEECTQFIAGVPTVWDRTVALNGEISHYLTIARQKGDVWYVGSLTDWNERTLNLDLSFLGQSKYEAELFKDGINADKAACDYVKETIPIPANRKLSIHMAPGGGFAMKIYPVR; encoded by the coding sequence ATGAATAAAAAAGCATTTTTCTCCTTCTTCTTTCTCTTATCAGCTTTCTGCTGCATGCAGGCTCAGAAAAATTTCCGATTGAAGTCTCCTGATGGGAAAATTGTTGCCGAAATCTCGGTAGGCAAGACAATAACCTATTCTGTTTCACACGAGGAGGATTTGATTCTGGCTCCTTCTCCTCTTTCAATGTTGCTTACAAACGGAGACGTTTATGGAGTAAATTCCAAACTTACCGGTACTAAAACAGTTTCCGTTGATCAAATGATTCACGCTGTGATTTATAAAAAGAAAGAAATTCGTAATCATTATGATGAACTGACTTTGAAGTTTCGTAACTCGTTCAGCCTGATCTTTCGGGCTTACGATGATGGCATTGCTTATCGTTTTGTGTCCGCTTCCCGAAATCCGTTTGAAGTGAAATCGGAACAAGCGGTGTACAATTTCCCTTCCGACCGGAAAGCGTATGTTCCTTATGTTAACAGCGACACCCAAACGCTGGAAGAGCAGTTTAACAATTCGTTTGAAAATACGTACCGGCATATTAATCTTTCACAGTGGGACGGCAAGCGGCTGGCTTTTCTGCCTCTTGTGGTGGAATGTGATCACGGTAAGAAAGTTGCGATTACGGAGGCTGATCTGATGGATTATCCCGGCATGTACTTGCACAACAACGACGGCTCCGCTTCTTTAAAAGGAGTTTTTGCGACCTGTCCGGCAAAGATTGAACAAGGCGGACATAATATGCTGCAAGGTATTGTGAAGTTGCGCGAAGAATATATCGCACGCTTTGATAAAGGAGGTGCCTTCCCGTGGCGCATACTTGTCATTTCACAAAACGATTATGAACTGGCCAATAACGATATGGTTTATCGGTTGGCTTCCGCTCCGGATAAGAATCAGGATTACAGCTGGGTGAAGCCCGGCAAGGTGGCTTGGGATTGGTGGAATGACTGGAACTTGTCTCATGTTCCTTTCAAGACAGGAGTGAATAACGATACTTATAAATATTATATTGATTTCGCTTCGTCTCATGGCATTGAATATGTCATTCTGGACGAAGGTTGGGCAGTAAATCTAAAAGCGGATTTGTTTCAAGTGGTTCCCGAAATAAACCTTAAAGAATTGGCCGCATACGCCGCAAAGCGAAATGTCGGACTGATTCTTTGGGCAGGTTACTGGGCTTTTAACCGCGACATGGAGAGCATCTGCAAACATTATTCCGAAATGGGCATAAAGGGTTTTAAAGTAGATTTTATGAATAGGGATGACCAACCGATGGTTGATTTTCATCACCGTGCGGCAGAAATGACAGCCAAATACAAAATGATGATCGATTTCCACGGAACTTATAAACCCACCGGATTAAATCGTACTTATCCGAATGTGATTAATTTCGAAGGGGTGCACGGACTGGAACAAATGAAATGGTCGGCACCGGAAGTCGATCAGGTTACCTACGATGTAACGTTTCCTTATATCCGTATGCTCGCCGGCCCCGTTGATTATACCCAGGGAGCTATGCGAAACGCCTGCAAGAGTAATTACCGCCCGATTAATTCCGACCCGATGAGCCAGGGCACACGTTGCCGCCAGTTGGCGGAATACGTGGTATTCGATTCACCTCTGAATATGATGTGTGACAATCCTTCCAACTATATGAGAGAAGAGGAATGCACGCAATTCATTGCCGGTGTGCCTACCGTGTGGGATCGTACCGTGGCTTTGAACGGGGAAATATCCCACTATCTGACTATTGCGCGCCAAAAAGGTGACGTTTGGTATGTCGGTTCATTGACCGATTGGAATGAACGTACCCTCAACCTGGATCTTTCCTTCCTCGGCCAGAGCAAGTATGAAGCCGAACTATTTAAGGATGGCATAAATGCCGACAAGGCGGCCTGTGACTATGTAAAAGAAACAATTCCCATCCCTGCAAACAGGAAGTTATCCATTCATATGGCTCCGGGAGGAGGTTTTGCCATGAAGATTTATCCTGTCAGGTAA
- a CDS encoding nucleotidyl transferase AbiEii/AbiGii toxin family protein produces the protein MMTLHNNIKDFAELIQLTAAHFGISPDFVEKDYWITSVLKRLALSANTGSIVFKGGTSLSKGYRLINRFSEDIDIAMINENLTGNALKTKTRSIEKEITTDLTEIIEPEITSKGSMFRKSVFQYPVVTPNRLSSGTPKRIIIEINSFANPYPYAKQTITSFIAEYLHIINQKEAIEEYGLQPFSINVLDKSRTMVEKLVSVVRFSFNENPVKAIASKIRHFYDLYFLANDEQCKAYLYSDSFKKDFAELYAHDQRTFDTPTNWQGKTVEQSPLTTDFPALWDKLKDTYRSELSQLAFSVIPEEKDVAESFHFILQQINHNK, from the coding sequence ATGATGACACTACACAACAATATAAAAGATTTTGCCGAGTTGATTCAGCTTACAGCTGCTCACTTTGGAATTTCTCCCGATTTTGTAGAGAAAGACTATTGGATTACCTCTGTACTTAAGAGGCTGGCTTTATCTGCAAATACGGGCAGTATCGTTTTCAAGGGGGGAACGTCACTATCTAAAGGCTACCGTTTGATAAATCGTTTTTCTGAAGATATTGACATTGCTATGATAAACGAAAACCTGACTGGCAATGCCCTGAAAACAAAAACTCGTTCGATAGAGAAAGAAATTACAACAGATCTTACTGAAATTATCGAGCCCGAAATTACAAGCAAAGGTTCCATGTTCCGCAAATCGGTATTTCAATATCCTGTTGTTACTCCTAACCGGTTAAGCAGTGGTACTCCAAAACGGATAATTATAGAAATCAACTCGTTTGCCAATCCATATCCCTACGCAAAACAGACAATCACCTCTTTTATAGCGGAATATCTCCATATAATAAACCAAAAAGAAGCCATAGAGGAATACGGACTACAACCCTTTTCAATCAATGTACTTGACAAATCCCGGACTATGGTCGAAAAGCTGGTTTCGGTGGTTCGATTTTCTTTCAACGAAAATCCGGTGAAGGCAATAGCTTCAAAAATTCGCCATTTCTACGATTTATATTTTTTGGCTAACGACGAGCAATGCAAAGCTTACTTGTATTCAGATAGCTTCAAAAAAGATTTTGCTGAACTATATGCTCACGACCAACGAACATTCGATACTCCCACAAACTGGCAAGGAAAAACAGTAGAGCAATCTCCACTGACAACCGATTTTCCTGCTTTATGGGATAAATTAAAAGATACTTATCGTTCCGAACTTTCTCAGTTAGCATTTTCAGTAATACCGGAAGAAAAGGATGTAGCAGAATCTTTTCATTTTATACTACAACAAATAAACCATAATAAATAA
- a CDS encoding TIGR03915 family putative DNA repair protein, with the protein MIIFLYDKTFEGLLTAVFDAYFRKTFPDVLLAEGEPLPLFYNEVFTVCADEEKTNRVWSGLQKKLSASALSCITTCWLSELPDIDMLLFRYIRKAIDAPRSIEVNFGDQDVLEVSKVWKKVDWEQTRLIQFARFQKAMDGTFFAAFEPLYNVLALTIPHFKDRFADQKWVIYDLKRQYGYYYDLQTVTEITFDSHAAHLVSGMLDESLMAEDEKLFQKLWKTYFKSIAIKERINPRLHKQNMPVRFWKYLIEKQR; encoded by the coding sequence ATGATAATCTTCCTCTACGATAAAACTTTTGAAGGTCTGCTTACGGCTGTGTTCGATGCCTATTTTCGAAAGACTTTTCCGGATGTTCTGCTTGCCGAAGGAGAACCATTACCTTTATTTTATAATGAAGTATTTACGGTTTGTGCGGATGAAGAGAAGACGAATCGTGTGTGGAGCGGTTTACAGAAAAAGCTCTCCGCATCCGCCCTTTCGTGCATCACCACGTGTTGGTTGTCAGAATTACCCGATATAGATATGCTTCTGTTCCGTTACATTCGCAAAGCGATAGATGCTCCCCGCTCCATTGAAGTGAATTTTGGCGATCAGGATGTGCTCGAAGTCTCTAAAGTATGGAAGAAGGTAGATTGGGAACAAACCCGCCTTATCCAGTTTGCCCGTTTTCAGAAAGCGATGGATGGTACTTTCTTTGCAGCCTTTGAGCCGCTTTACAATGTACTTGCCCTTACCATTCCTCATTTCAAAGACCGTTTTGCCGATCAGAAATGGGTCATTTACGATCTCAAACGCCAGTACGGTTACTATTACGATTTACAAACTGTTACTGAAATTACTTTTGATTCCCATGCTGCCCACCTTGTGAGCGGCATGCTCGATGAAAGTCTGATGGCCGAAGATGAAAAACTCTTTCAGAAACTCTGGAAGACCTACTTCAAGTCCATTGCCATTAAAGAACGTATTAATCCACGGCTACATAAGCAAAACATGCCTGTCCGTTTCTGGAAATATCTTATCGAAAAGCAACGGTGA
- a CDS encoding MBL fold metallo-hydrolase produces the protein MNIKFIMLMCSLFAVDSASAKSFDADTFRTRNNKELVITFIKHASLMLTYEGKHIQIDPVSEYADYSAFPKADVILITHEHGDHLDPKAIQAATKSNTELIINESGQKKLGKGQVIKNGDKIRILGDVEVEAVPAYNITPGREMFHPRHRDNGYVLTFDGLRIYVAGDTEDIPELKELKNIDVAFLPVNQPYTMTVEQATRGAKMFSPKVLYPYHYGNTPIEELQEKLKGSGIEVRIRQMQ, from the coding sequence ATGAATATTAAATTTATAATGCTTATGTGTAGCCTTTTTGCGGTAGATTCTGCTTCTGCGAAATCTTTCGATGCCGATACTTTCAGAACCCGGAATAACAAGGAACTTGTGATTACATTTATTAAACATGCCAGCCTGATGCTGACGTATGAGGGCAAACATATTCAGATTGACCCCGTGTCGGAATATGCCGACTATTCGGCCTTCCCTAAGGCTGATGTGATTCTGATTACCCATGAACATGGCGATCACCTGGATCCGAAAGCCATTCAGGCAGCTACGAAGAGCAATACGGAACTAATCATTAACGAGTCCGGCCAAAAGAAGCTTGGTAAAGGCCAGGTGATAAAGAACGGAGACAAAATTCGTATATTGGGAGATGTAGAGGTTGAGGCTGTGCCCGCTTATAATATCACTCCGGGCAGGGAAATGTTTCATCCCCGCCACAGAGACAACGGATATGTGCTCACTTTTGACGGACTTCGCATTTATGTGGCCGGAGACACGGAAGACATTCCCGAATTGAAGGAACTCAAAAACATTGATGTTGCTTTTCTACCGGTAAATCAACCCTACACGATGACCGTAGAGCAAGCAACCAGGGGTGCGAAAATGTTTTCACCCAAAGTGCTTTACCCTTATCATTATGGAAATACTCCCATTGAGGAGTTACAGGAGAAACTGAAAGGCAGCGGCATTGAAGTGCGTATCAGGCAGATGCAGTAA
- a CDS encoding redoxin domain-containing protein — MMEKVIVLQRNTDQGIWKSEAGRMFSLFSLIVSLLILFSLPAYSRAPEKGMTDAVKVGSTVPSFSLKDQNGKTFVLDSVLGKQNLVIYFYPKDDTPGCTKEACSFRDQFEVFKDKNTMIIGISGQSVQSHLDFAHKYQLNFTLLSDEDNSVRKLFGVPSSAMGTIPGRVTYIVDKKGKVVFMFNSLVNAEKHVEEALRVIKTLK, encoded by the coding sequence ATGATGGAAAAGGTAATAGTACTACAAAGGAATACTGATCAGGGTATATGGAAGAGCGAAGCAGGCAGAATGTTTTCTCTGTTTTCGCTTATTGTTTCTCTTTTGATATTGTTTAGTTTGCCTGCTTATTCGCGGGCTCCGGAGAAAGGGATGACAGATGCTGTTAAAGTGGGGAGCACTGTACCCTCGTTTTCACTGAAAGATCAGAATGGAAAGACTTTTGTTCTCGATTCTGTGCTGGGAAAGCAGAATTTAGTGATTTATTTTTATCCTAAAGACGATACTCCGGGCTGCACCAAGGAAGCATGTTCTTTCCGCGATCAGTTTGAGGTGTTTAAAGATAAGAATACCATGATTATAGGTATCAGCGGGCAATCCGTGCAAAGCCATTTAGATTTTGCACATAAATATCAGCTTAATTTCACCTTGCTTAGCGACGAAGACAATTCTGTACGTAAACTGTTCGGTGTGCCTTCCAGTGCTATGGGAACCATCCCGGGGCGTGTTACATATATTGTAGACAAAAAAGGGAAAGTGGTATTTATGTTCAATTCACTGGTCAATGCCGAGAAACATGTTGAAGAAGCGTTACGAGTTATTAAAACGTTGAAGTAG
- a CDS encoding SDR family NAD(P)-dependent oxidoreductase, with translation MKRIIIIGATSGIGHEIAKLYVQKGWQVGIAGRRKDALVEFEAKAPTQIKIQQLDVTVGDAAEKLQELIDKLGGMDIFLLSSGVGSQNINLNADIELNTAKTNVEGFTRMVTSAFAYFKKEGGGHLAVISSIAGTKGLGSAPAYSATKRFQNTYIDALAQLARMEKLNIHFTDIRPGFVATALLKDRKYPFLMQAEQVAKCAVSALDKRKRVAVIDFRYAILVFFWRLIPRWVWERLAIRND, from the coding sequence ATGAAACGAATCATCATCATCGGGGCAACTTCCGGTATCGGCCATGAAATAGCAAAACTGTATGTGCAGAAAGGCTGGCAGGTGGGCATAGCAGGAAGGCGCAAAGATGCACTGGTTGAATTTGAGGCCAAAGCGCCAACACAAATCAAAATACAGCAACTGGATGTTACCGTCGGTGATGCGGCGGAGAAATTACAAGAACTGATCGATAAGTTAGGTGGAATGGATATCTTTCTGCTCAGTTCGGGCGTCGGTAGCCAAAACATAAACCTGAATGCCGACATTGAGCTTAATACGGCAAAAACAAATGTGGAAGGATTCACCCGCATGGTAACAAGCGCCTTTGCCTATTTCAAAAAAGAAGGCGGCGGGCATCTGGCGGTAATCAGTTCCATTGCAGGAACCAAAGGGTTGGGTTCTGCCCCTGCTTATTCGGCTACCAAACGCTTTCAAAATACATACATAGATGCACTGGCACAACTGGCCCGCATGGAAAAACTCAATATCCATTTCACGGATATACGCCCGGGATTCGTAGCAACGGCTCTGCTCAAAGACCGCAAGTATCCGTTCTTAATGCAAGCCGAACAGGTGGCTAAGTGCGCAGTTAGTGCGTTAGATAAAAGGAAAAGAGTTGCAGTGATTGATTTCCGCTACGCTATTCTTGTCTTTTTCTGGAGGCTCATTCCCCGTTGGGTATGGGAAAGGTTAGCCATCAGGAATGATTAA
- a CDS encoding putative DNA modification/repair radical SAM protein, whose product MNADVLEKLKILAESAKYDVSCSSSGTNRSNKKGELGNTVGGWGICHSFAEDGRCISLLKIMLTNHCIYDCAYCINRRSNDLRRATLSVSELVGLTIEFYRRNYIEGLFLSSGVVRSPDYTMERLVRVAKDLRLVHHFNGYIHLKSIPGASRELVNEAGLYADRLSVNIEIPNEESLKRLAPEKDFKSVFQPMKYIQQGVLESTEERKKFRHAPRFAPAGQSTQMIVGATAETDKDILYLSSALYNRPTMKRVYYSGYVSVNTYDTRLPALKQPPLVRENRLYQADWLMRFYQFKVDEIVNDAYPDLDLELDPKLSWALRHPEQFPVDVNKADYEMLLRVPGIGVKSAQLIVASRRYARLGSYQLKKIGIVMKKAQYFITCNELSVRTVNEMSPQSMRQLLMPSPRKKTDDRQLQLIFADE is encoded by the coding sequence ATGAATGCTGATGTTCTCGAAAAGCTTAAGATATTGGCCGAATCGGCCAAATACGATGTATCCTGTTCTTCCAGTGGCACTAACCGTTCCAATAAGAAAGGCGAACTGGGTAATACTGTAGGCGGATGGGGCATTTGCCATAGCTTTGCCGAAGACGGACGTTGTATTTCTCTACTGAAAATTATGCTTACCAACCATTGCATCTACGACTGTGCTTACTGCATCAATCGAAGGAGTAATGATCTTCGTCGTGCCACCCTTTCGGTATCCGAGTTGGTGGGACTCACCATTGAATTTTATCGCCGTAACTACATCGAAGGGCTTTTTCTTAGCTCGGGCGTGGTGCGTAGCCCCGATTATACCATGGAGCGTCTTGTACGCGTGGCCAAAGATCTTCGATTGGTACATCATTTTAATGGTTATATTCACTTGAAGAGTATTCCGGGTGCCAGTAGGGAACTGGTGAATGAAGCCGGACTATACGCCGATCGTTTGAGTGTGAATATTGAAATACCCAATGAAGAGAGCCTCAAACGCCTGGCTCCTGAGAAAGACTTCAAGAGTGTGTTTCAACCCATGAAATATATTCAGCAAGGAGTGCTTGAAAGTACTGAAGAACGGAAGAAATTTCGTCATGCTCCCCGCTTTGCACCCGCCGGGCAAAGTACTCAGATGATTGTTGGGGCAACTGCTGAAACAGATAAAGACATTCTCTACCTGTCTTCTGCCTTGTATAACCGGCCTACCATGAAACGTGTTTATTACTCCGGATATGTGTCGGTAAATACCTACGATACTCGTCTGCCGGCTCTCAAACAACCTCCTTTGGTTAGAGAGAATCGCCTTTATCAGGCTGATTGGTTAATGCGTTTTTATCAATTCAAGGTAGATGAGATAGTGAATGATGCTTATCCCGATCTTGATCTGGAGCTCGACCCCAAGCTATCGTGGGCTTTGCGCCATCCCGAACAGTTTCCGGTTGATGTGAATAAGGCCGATTATGAAATGCTGCTTCGTGTACCGGGCATCGGTGTGAAATCGGCTCAGCTCATTGTCGCTTCCCGTCGTTATGCCCGTTTGGGCAGCTATCAGTTAAAGAAGATAGGGATAGTGATGAAGAAAGCACAATACTTCATCACGTGCAACGAATTGTCTGTTCGCACGGTCAATGAAATGAGCCCTCAATCCATGCGCCAACTGTTGATGCCTTCTCCGCGTAAGAAGACGGACGACCGTCAATTACAACTCATTTTTGCCGACGAATGA
- a CDS encoding pentapeptide repeat-containing protein translates to MKIISPRLPKILQDNDDLRAALLQYKEEIEEQSFKNQMIDHVVEDQLAFQSCSFSHCTFRECDFKKARFCDVEFKNCDLSNIKLQDSGFSRVTFTDCKLMGTNLTGCTLSQVTFNQCSAPYILLSTGKIRNVNFIKNDFRGCAFDSCRLEHVALDTCNFAEADFSQTLLKYVDLSSSEITGIRLNSNDLRGAIVNSLQAVELSKLLGIVIKE, encoded by the coding sequence ATGAAAATAATTTCTCCCCGCTTACCGAAAATCCTTCAGGATAATGATGATCTGCGTGCTGCCCTACTGCAATATAAAGAAGAAATAGAGGAACAATCATTCAAAAATCAGATGATTGACCATGTGGTGGAAGACCAATTGGCTTTTCAATCGTGCAGCTTCAGCCATTGTACCTTCAGGGAATGCGACTTTAAGAAGGCTCGATTTTGTGATGTGGAATTTAAGAATTGCGACTTATCTAACATCAAGCTGCAAGATTCCGGCTTTAGCAGGGTGACATTTACCGACTGCAAGCTGATGGGGACAAACCTGACAGGTTGCACACTGAGCCAGGTGACTTTTAACCAGTGCAGTGCTCCTTATATATTATTGTCGACCGGCAAGATACGCAACGTTAACTTTATAAAGAATGATTTTCGAGGATGTGCCTTCGATAGCTGCCGGTTAGAGCATGTAGCTCTTGATACCTGCAACTTTGCCGAGGCGGATTTCTCTCAGACATTATTAAAATACGTGGACTTATCTTCTTCTGAAATTACAGGCATACGCCTGAATAGTAACGACTTGCGCGGAGCTATTGTCAATTCTCTACAAGCCGTGGAACTATCAAAGTTATTAGGAATCGTCATCAAAGAGTAA
- a CDS encoding TIGR01777 family oxidoreductase — MKIAISGASGFIGKHLTAFLLGRGHQVVPLGRVMFKDNMSGQLMHILSHCDVVINLAGATINRRWTAEYKKELYSSRIRVTRCIVKAINGLKEKPKLLISASAVGYYPTDGCFDEYSSERGTGFLSDLCNRWENEASKLPPQTRLVITRFGVVLSPDGGALQQMLRPLKMGLAVTIGPGTQPFPWIDIRDLNRIMELIIHTPSLKGAVNLVAPETVTQAQWMDKLALRQGHCFRFTMPDFFFRLLLGEAADFLTKGQCVRSARLAELGFTFSSPAPDDFLTNTDVRTVDELDLNRYMGKWYEIARFDHRFERNMVGVTAEYMLLPDGKVRVENSGYKNDFDGKHSVSVGKAKLPDLNRPGKLKVAFFLWFYGDYYVLELDKEHYGYALIGSSSDNYLWILSRTPQLSDEVKHYLLERAERRGYDVSKLIWVKQK; from the coding sequence ATGAAAATTGCAATCAGCGGAGCCAGTGGCTTCATCGGAAAGCATCTTACAGCTTTCTTATTGGGGCGGGGGCATCAGGTAGTGCCTTTGGGCAGGGTGATGTTTAAGGATAACATGTCCGGCCAGTTGATGCATATTTTATCTCATTGTGATGTGGTTATTAATCTGGCGGGAGCTACTATAAACCGTCGCTGGACGGCGGAATATAAAAAAGAATTATATAGTAGCCGCATACGTGTTACTCGTTGCATTGTGAAGGCCATTAACGGCTTGAAAGAGAAGCCGAAGTTATTAATTTCGGCTTCGGCCGTGGGCTATTATCCCACTGACGGATGTTTTGACGAATATTCTTCTGAACGTGGCACGGGTTTTTTGTCCGATCTTTGCAACCGATGGGAAAATGAAGCATCTAAACTTCCTCCGCAAACAAGATTGGTGATTACCCGGTTTGGCGTAGTGCTCTCTCCCGACGGCGGGGCTTTGCAGCAGATGCTTCGTCCGCTGAAGATGGGGCTGGCGGTGACTATCGGTCCGGGCACACAACCTTTTCCGTGGATAGACATCCGCGATTTAAACAGGATAATGGAACTGATTATTCATACACCTTCGCTGAAGGGAGCCGTTAATCTGGTAGCGCCGGAAACGGTGACGCAAGCTCAATGGATGGACAAACTGGCTTTGCGGCAGGGACATTGTTTCCGGTTTACAATGCCCGATTTTTTCTTTCGCTTATTACTGGGCGAGGCAGCCGATTTTCTTACCAAAGGACAATGTGTGCGCTCTGCCAGATTAGCCGAATTGGGCTTCACTTTTTCTTCACCTGCCCCGGATGATTTTCTAACTAATACGGATGTACGAACGGTAGACGAACTGGACTTGAATCGATATATGGGCAAATGGTATGAAATTGCCCGTTTCGATCATCGTTTTGAGCGCAACATGGTGGGGGTTACGGCAGAGTATATGCTCTTGCCTGATGGTAAAGTTCGTGTGGAGAACAGCGGATATAAAAATGATTTTGACGGAAAACACAGTGTGTCTGTGGGCAAAGCCAAGCTACCGGATTTGAATCGACCCGGCAAGCTTAAAGTGGCTTTTTTCTTATGGTTTTATGGCGATTATTATGTGTTGGAACTTGATAAGGAACACTACGGTTATGCCTTGATAGGCAGTAGTAGCGATAACTATTTGTGGATACTAAGTCGTACTCCTCAATTGTCCGATGAGGTGAAGCATTATTTGCTGGAGCGTGCCGAACGCAGAGGGTACGATGTTTCCAAACTTATTTGGGTGAAGCAGAAATAA
- a CDS encoding DUF6088 family protein — MIDIIKDNIDRFPIGFVFTSSDFPIEVNRLKAVNKAINALVAQGKIRRLSKGRFYKPQISKFGELQPDTYQIVKDLIKKNGKPIGYLTGYSVFNDLGLTTQVPSSLRIATRREKKAITRGIYRINFVKQENTITKENIPLLQLLDCLRFFKEIPDTMPDNACKRLLMLFKALTPIQITTVKKLAFKYNPATIALLGAMLETINADEDTTALFNALNPMTTYKIGISAEILPTQRKWYIR, encoded by the coding sequence ATGATTGATATTATAAAAGATAATATAGACCGATTTCCAATAGGGTTTGTATTCACCTCATCAGATTTCCCGATAGAGGTAAACAGACTAAAAGCTGTCAATAAAGCAATAAATGCACTGGTAGCGCAGGGGAAAATCCGTCGTCTTTCCAAAGGTCGCTTCTACAAACCACAAATTAGTAAGTTTGGAGAATTGCAGCCCGACACATATCAGATAGTAAAAGACCTGATCAAAAAAAACGGCAAGCCTATTGGCTATCTAACAGGCTATTCTGTATTCAACGACTTGGGATTAACAACTCAGGTTCCGTCTTCTCTCCGTATTGCCACCAGAAGAGAAAAGAAGGCAATCACAAGAGGTATATATCGAATCAATTTTGTAAAACAAGAAAATACGATTACAAAAGAAAATATCCCTTTGCTTCAACTCCTTGACTGTTTGCGATTTTTTAAAGAAATCCCCGATACAATGCCAGACAATGCTTGTAAAAGACTATTAATGTTGTTCAAAGCCCTTACACCAATACAAATAACTACCGTAAAAAAACTGGCGTTTAAATATAACCCGGCAACTATCGCATTGCTGGGGGCTATGCTTGAGACAATCAATGCGGACGAAGATACAACAGCTCTTTTCAACGCACTCAATCCCATGACAACTTATAAAATAGGAATTTCTGCCGAAATACTGCCAACCCAACGAAAATGGTACATTAGATGA
- a CDS encoding histone H1: protein MKELIEKISQLVVEFSKDANAQAESGNKAAGTRSRKSSLEIEKLMKEFRKASLEDSKK, encoded by the coding sequence ATGAAAGAATTGATAGAAAAAATTAGCCAATTAGTGGTCGAATTTAGTAAAGACGCAAACGCACAAGCTGAAAGTGGAAACAAAGCTGCCGGAACACGCTCTCGTAAATCATCATTGGAAATTGAAAAACTGATGAAAGAATTTAGAAAAGCATCTTTAGAAGATTCTAAAAAGTAA